The Deltaproteobacteria bacterium genomic interval GAGCGCGCTCTGGGGGCTTCTCAGCGGCCGCATCCGCCTCGGGGGACGCCGCCGGCTCTTCTTCCTCTTCCCGCGCCTGTTCCCGACCGAGGCCGGGAGCACGCGGCTCCATCGCTGGGCGTTCCGGCTCCGCCGGGCGCTGCGCCGCTCGTGACCGCCGCGGACACGGGGTGCTTCCGCGCGCGCCGGGTGCGCGCTACACGGGGAACATGCTGGAGGACCGCGCCCGCCCGGCCCTGCTGAGCTTCTTCCTCCCCCTCACGCGCCGCACCTGCGCCGAGCTGGGCATCGGCGACGACACCATCGCCTCCTACCTCGCCGAGGTGCTGGCCGAGTTCGCGCGCACCGACCGCCTCTACCGCCTGCGCGCGCCGGGTGGGGCGCGCCTCGAGCGCGTGGTCGAGATGCTCGGGCTCGGCCCGCCCACGCCCGAGCCCGTCGGCGCGCGCGCCTTCCATCGCTACGTGGGGGACTTCGCGCTCTTCATGAGCGGCCTCTTCCGGTCCTTCGTCGAGCGCGGGGGCTATCTCGGCTTCTACCTCGAGGAGGGCGCCCGCGCCTACGCGCGGGCGAGCGCCCTCGCCGAGGGGGAGCCGCGCGCCGGCCGGCTCCTCTACCGCGAGCTGTCGCTGCGCTTCGAGTACTACGCCGGCGCCCTCGACTACCTGCGCAAGGTACGTTTCCCGGGCCTTGCCGGCCCCGATCCCGTGGGGGCGTTCCTGCGCGAGATCGAGGGCGTCGTGGCAGGTCTGTCGCGCAACTGAGACCTGGCTAGCGGCAGCTATCCATGTATGCGCGCTGACGTTCAACCCCGATGACGCTCCCGACGACGTCCCTCGGATGCGCGAACTAATCGAGCGGGCCGCACAACTTTGAGGAGAGATACTCGATGATACCGCTGAGGCGACGGTCATGAGCGCCGACGAGCCGCCCGTCACCATCCCCATCGAGGACGCCCTCGACCTGCACGCGTTCGCGCCGCGCGAGCTCCCGTCGGTGGTCGAGTCCTACCTGGAAGCGTCGGTGGAGGCGGGCTTCCGCGAGGTCCGCCTGATCCACGGGCGCGGCCGGGGCGTGCAGGGCCGGCGCGTGCACGAGGTCCTGGCCGCGAGCCCGCTGGTCGAGGGCTTCGCCGACGCGCCGCCCGGGCGCGGCGGGTGGGGCGCGACGATCGTCTGGCTTAGGCGCGC includes:
- a CDS encoding DNA mismatch repair protein MutS — its product is MSADEPPVTIPIEDALDLHAFAPRELPSVVESYLEASVEAGFREVRLIHGRGRGVQGRRVHEVLAASPLVEGFADAPPGRGGWGATIVWLRRAEAGREKA